The segment GCTCAGGTGCTTCATGAAGTTGAAGCGCACGCCGCGAAAACCCACGCCGGCCAGGCGCTGCAGTTCGCTGTCGGCCACGTTGACGGGCACCAGGGCCACACCGAGGTAGCGCCCCTGCCCGGCCTGGATCGCGTCCTCGACCACGCGGTTGTCGAAACCGTGCACGGCCGACTGCACGATCACGCAGCGGCTGACGCCCAGCTGCTCGTGCAGGGCAAACAACGTTTCCTTGGGCGCATCCACCGGCGTGAAGTTGCGCCCGGGCGCATAGGGAAAACGGCTGGCTGGGCCGAACACGTGCACGTGGGCATCGCAAGCGCCGGGAGGCAGCTGCAAGGTGGGCCGGGAGGGCTGGGTCTGGTAGGTCTGGACGAGCGTCTGGAGATTGGGCATGTCGCTGATTGTGGTGCGGCACCGCCGCTTTCAGTTCAACTATTGGTCAATATCAGCTATCCGTAGAATGCATGTCATGGACCTGACCCGCCTGCAGTATTTCGTGGCTGTGGCAGAGGCCGGCAGCTTCAGCCGCGCCGCCGCCGCCCTGCACATGTCGCAGCCGGCGCTGAGCCGGCAGGTGCTGCTGCTGGAGGAAGAACTGGGACAGCGCCTGTTCGAGCGCACCGGCCGCGGCGCGCAGGCCACCGAATCCGGCACGGCCTTGCTGGCGCATGCGCGCGGCATCTTCGACCTGGCCGAGCGCGCCCGAGTGGACATGCGCGAGCGCCAGGCCAGCCCGCGCGGCCGCCTGACCGTGGGCCTGCCGCCGCGCCTGGCCCACGTGCTGACGGCCGACCTGGTCGAACGCTTCCACGCGCAGTTCCCCGAAGCCACCATGACCGTGGTGGAAGGACTGAGCATCCGCCTGCGTGAATGGCTGGTGGCCGGGCGCATCGACGTGGCCCTGGTCTTCGATCCACCGCCCTCACCCCAGATGCAGCAGGAGACCCTGCTGCGCGAACCGCTGGTGCTCATCAGCGTGCAGCCCCTGCCCAAGCGCATGCGGCTGGCCGACGTGGCCCAGCGCCCCCTGGTCATGCCCAGCGGCCCCAATGCCCTGCGCCAGCTGCTGGAGCAGCACACGCGCCCGCGCGGCCTGCCCTTGAAACTGGTGGCCGAAGTGGATTCGGTGCAGACGGTGCTCTCGCTGGTGGCACGTGGTGTGGGCGACACCGTGCTGCCGCTGGGCGCGACCAAGGCCTGGACCTACCCGCAGGCCCTGCAGGTGGCCGCCATCCACAGCCCGGCCATGCGCAACCAGCTGGTGCTGGCTGTGCCCACGGCCCGGCCGGCCACGCGCCTGAGCCGCTATGCCGCGCAAGCGCTGCGCGAACTGGTGTCGGCGCACTTCCAGACGCCGGATCTGTAAGAAATCCGCGCGGCAGACAGACTAGAGTCTGTTCATACGGATCTTCTCGATGCTGCCCTACCCCCTTGCCCTACGACTGACCCTGCTGTGCGCACTGCTGCCTGTGGGCCTGCAGGCCAGCACGCTGACACTGACGCCGGCCAGCCCGGCCTGTGGCGTCATGGCCGTGGCGCAGGCCCCGCTGCCGCCGGCCGCGCAGCAACGACTGCCGCAAAGCCAGGCTGCCTTAGGAGCACGCGACATCGCCTGGGCCTGGCTGGGCTCGCCCACGGCGCGCTACCCGCATGCGGCCCTGGGCTCGACGCTGCATGCCGCCAGCCTGCAGGTGCTGCCGGCCACGGCCCACGCGCAGTTGTTGACCTACACGTTGCCGCTGCAGCGGGTGTTCGAGGACCGCGTGCCGCGGCTGGCCGACCTGGACGGCGACGGGCGTGACGAGATCATCCTGGTGGAGGCCGACGCCCTGCGCGGCGCGGCGCTGGTGGTGTTCGGCCTGCGCGATGGCACGCTGGTGGAACTGGCCCGCGGCCCCCATGCGGGTTCGACCTTCCGCTGGCTCAATCCGGTCGGTGTGGCCGATTTCGACGGCGACGGCCGCCTCGACCTGGCCAGCGTGACCACCCCCCACATCGGCGGCGTGCTCACCCTGCACCACTATCGCCCGCCACGCCT is part of the Rhodoferax sp. BAB1 genome and harbors:
- a CDS encoding LysR family transcriptional regulator, which codes for MDLTRLQYFVAVAEAGSFSRAAAALHMSQPALSRQVLLLEEELGQRLFERTGRGAQATESGTALLAHARGIFDLAERARVDMRERQASPRGRLTVGLPPRLAHVLTADLVERFHAQFPEATMTVVEGLSIRLREWLVAGRIDVALVFDPPPSPQMQQETLLREPLVLISVQPLPKRMRLADVAQRPLVMPSGPNALRQLLEQHTRPRGLPLKLVAEVDSVQTVLSLVARGVGDTVLPLGATKAWTYPQALQVAAIHSPAMRNQLVLAVPTARPATRLSRYAAQALRELVSAHFQTPDL
- a CDS encoding VCBS repeat-containing protein; translated protein: MLPYPLALRLTLLCALLPVGLQASTLTLTPASPACGVMAVAQAPLPPAAQQRLPQSQAALGARDIAWAWLGSPTARYPHAALGSTLHAASLQVLPATAHAQLLTYTLPLQRVFEDRVPRLADLDGDGRDEIILVEADALRGAALVVFGLRDGTLVELARGPHAGSTFRWLNPVGVADFDGDGRLDLASVTTPHIGGVLTLHHYRPPRLEPYARATEVSNHRMGELEQQLAVVVTQPGQRPAILIPDMQLQMLQALRWDAPGQWTELARPLALPARAERFTPLDGAGCLRLADGSWWHVTLAP